The following coding sequences lie in one Thalassoglobus polymorphus genomic window:
- a CDS encoding dihydrodipicolinate synthase family protein: MTDEQLRKILLDGIAIPAHPLVLDASRKFDERRQRALSRYYLAAGAGGLAVGVHTTQFAIHEPGGLYEPVLQLAAEEMNRVSDRPLVRIAGVIGKTEQAVREAGIAREAGYDAALLSVSAMKGSSEDELVAHCKAIADVIPLFGFYLQESVGGMDLPYSFWRKFVEIENLVAIKIAAFDRYKTIDVIRALAESEREDVALYTGNDDNIIQDLLTTYRFKVGEKTIEKQFSGGLLGHWAVWTKKSVELLERAKAEKANGPASQEMMVINNETTDANAVLFDASNSFRGCIPGLSEVLRRQGLLEGTWCLDENEVLSPGQSEEIDRLYRSYPHLTDDDFVKEHLDEWLT, encoded by the coding sequence ATGACAGACGAACAGCTTCGCAAAATTCTCCTTGACGGAATCGCAATTCCAGCGCATCCACTCGTTTTAGATGCATCCCGGAAATTCGACGAACGGCGACAACGGGCACTGAGCCGGTACTACCTGGCTGCCGGAGCAGGGGGGCTGGCGGTTGGAGTTCATACGACTCAATTTGCGATTCATGAACCGGGGGGACTTTACGAACCGGTTCTGCAACTTGCAGCAGAAGAAATGAATCGCGTCAGCGACCGTCCCCTCGTACGAATTGCGGGTGTGATTGGCAAAACAGAACAAGCTGTCCGCGAAGCCGGAATCGCCCGCGAAGCTGGTTACGATGCTGCGTTGTTAAGCGTCTCAGCGATGAAAGGGTCAAGCGAAGATGAGTTGGTTGCTCACTGCAAGGCGATTGCGGATGTGATCCCGCTGTTCGGTTTTTACCTCCAGGAAAGCGTCGGAGGGATGGATTTGCCGTATTCTTTCTGGCGGAAGTTTGTTGAAATCGAAAATCTGGTAGCGATCAAGATTGCGGCCTTTGATCGTTACAAAACAATTGATGTCATCCGGGCTCTCGCAGAATCCGAACGTGAAGATGTTGCACTCTACACCGGAAACGATGACAACATCATTCAGGATTTGCTGACGACCTATCGTTTCAAGGTTGGTGAGAAAACGATCGAAAAGCAATTTTCCGGTGGCCTGCTCGGTCATTGGGCGGTCTGGACGAAAAAGTCTGTTGAACTTCTTGAGCGAGCAAAGGCAGAGAAAGCAAACGGCCCAGCTTCGCAAGAGATGATGGTCATCAACAATGAAACGACCGACGCGAATGCTGTCCTTTTCGATGCATCCAATTCCTTCCGTGGTTGCATTCCCGGTTTGTCTGAGGTTCTCCGTCGGCAGGGGTTGCTGGAGGGGACATGGTGCCTGGATGAAAACGAGGTCTTAAGTCCCGGTCAGAGTGAAGAGATCGATCGGCTTTATCGATCATACCCTCACTTGACTGACGATGATTTCGTGAAAGAGCATCTCGATGAATGGCTGACTTAA
- a CDS encoding sugar phosphate isomerase/epimerase family protein: protein MQLGFASAILPDQTLEEVFAIASQLNYDCVEVMCWPPGKAERRYAGVTHIDVTGLNDTSILEIQELTDRYGVSISALGYYPNPLSPDQQESQTAIEHLRRLIEAAPQLGLDRVNSFIGRDWTKSIDDNWPRFLDLWSPLIELAEQHSVRIGIENCPMFFSNDEWPGGKNLAISPAIWRRMFSDIPSPNFGLNYDPSHMIWQHMDYLGPLKEFADRIFHVHAKDVRIDRDRLNSVGILANPMEHHTPKLPGMGDVNWGQFFSILGDSGYDGPVCVEVEDRVYEGSLTTRFQSLQQSCTYLRNYIPNIE from the coding sequence ATGCAACTCGGATTCGCTAGCGCCATTCTCCCTGACCAGACTCTGGAAGAAGTTTTTGCAATCGCATCCCAGCTGAACTATGACTGCGTGGAAGTCATGTGTTGGCCTCCCGGGAAAGCAGAGCGGCGATACGCCGGAGTGACGCACATTGATGTGACCGGTCTGAACGACACCTCGATTCTCGAGATTCAGGAACTCACCGACAGATACGGAGTTTCCATCAGTGCGCTGGGGTATTACCCGAACCCGCTTTCCCCCGACCAACAAGAATCGCAGACCGCGATCGAACATCTTCGGCGACTGATCGAAGCGGCGCCACAACTTGGACTCGACCGAGTAAATTCTTTCATCGGTCGAGACTGGACAAAATCAATCGATGACAACTGGCCTCGCTTCCTTGATCTCTGGAGCCCGTTGATTGAACTGGCTGAGCAACATTCAGTTCGTATCGGCATCGAAAACTGTCCGATGTTCTTTTCGAATGATGAATGGCCCGGCGGTAAGAATCTTGCGATCAGCCCAGCGATCTGGCGTCGCATGTTCAGCGACATCCCCAGCCCGAACTTCGGACTCAATTACGATCCGTCACATATGATCTGGCAACACATGGACTATCTAGGTCCACTCAAAGAGTTCGCAGACCGCATCTTCCATGTCCATGCTAAGGATGTTCGCATTGACCGAGACAGATTGAACAGTGTTGGAATTTTGGCGAACCCGATGGAGCATCACACTCCCAAACTCCCGGGGATGGGGGATGTCAACTGGGGACAATTCTTCTCGATTCTCGGTGACTCAGGTTACGACGGTCCGGTTTGTGTTGAGGTCGAAGATCGGGTCTACGAGGGATCCTTGACGACTCGCTTCCAGTCGCTTCAACAAAGTTGTACATACCTGAGAAACTACATCCCGAACATCGAGTAG
- the deoC gene encoding deoxyribose-phosphate aldolase — translation MDATYSDLSKMIDHSLLSPTLSAADLESGIELALAYDVASVCIMPFALKQCAEKLKGSTVKASTTIGFPHGGHTSTIKHAEAKQAIADGCEELDMVVNISKVLSGDWNYVREEVRSVVEVTHGAGQKLKVIFENCYLNDDQKIRLCEICSELNVDWVKTSTGYGTGGATHEDLILMRKHAAEHVQVKAAGGVRDFDGLLAVKALGVSRCGASRTKDILDECRNRLGLEPINITASGEASY, via the coding sequence ATGGACGCCACTTACTCCGATCTTTCAAAAATGATTGATCATTCGCTTCTCAGCCCGACGCTCAGCGCAGCCGATCTCGAATCCGGAATCGAACTTGCTTTGGCCTACGATGTTGCATCGGTCTGCATCATGCCTTTTGCCTTAAAGCAGTGTGCCGAGAAGCTCAAAGGCAGCACTGTCAAAGCATCGACCACAATCGGTTTCCCGCACGGTGGGCACACATCCACCATCAAACATGCTGAAGCCAAACAGGCCATCGCTGACGGCTGTGAAGAACTCGACATGGTCGTGAACATCTCCAAAGTTCTCAGCGGTGACTGGAATTATGTTCGGGAAGAAGTCAGGTCCGTTGTCGAGGTCACCCACGGAGCCGGGCAGAAATTAAAAGTTATCTTCGAGAACTGCTACCTCAACGATGACCAGAAAATTCGCCTCTGCGAGATTTGCAGCGAGCTCAATGTCGACTGGGTCAAAACATCCACCGGTTATGGAACCGGCGGCGCGACGCATGAGGATCTCATCTTAATGCGAAAGCACGCTGCGGAACATGTGCAAGTGAAAGCTGCCGGTGGTGTTCGCGATTTCGATGGGCTGCTGGCTGTCAAAGCACTGGGAGTCTCTCGCTGTGGTGCGAGTCGGACCAAGGACATTCTCGACGAATGCCGGAACCGACTGGGACTCGAACCGATCAATATCACGGCCTCTGGAGAGGCGTCGTATTGA
- a CDS encoding DUF1501 domain-containing protein codes for MFHTRRHHLKQMLAGSVGLSMAGLTGQTLEASTVQTQFTHHTPKAKRVIFLFMHGGPSHVDLFDYKPELQKRDGGELPFETPSNIDAKRVLMKSPWSFKQYGECGQWVSELLPHTAKKVDDLSLILSMHSKGQSHGQAVSMLHTGSDNLVRPSLGAWVSYGLGTENGNLPSFVSIGPSSGHGGPRNYGSAFLPAEHQATTIGRQGKIGNAKIEHLVADSKAPQRDERRLSLIQSLNQSHLDRLGPDKRISGMIEAYDLASRMQRSAPEVLDLSKESPETQDLYGIGTKETDNFGRQCLLGRRLLEAGVRFVELSTGNVWDQHGGLKAGHERNALATDQPIAGLLTDLESRGLLDDTLVVWTGEFGRTPTVQGSNGRDHNPQGFCSWLAGGGVKSGFSFGQTDDFGYHAAVDRVHMHDLHATILHLLGINHEELTYRFAGRDFRLTDVAGRVVDEIIA; via the coding sequence ATGTTCCATACACGACGACACCACCTGAAGCAGATGCTCGCTGGGTCAGTTGGCCTGTCAATGGCCGGATTGACGGGGCAAACGCTGGAAGCTTCGACAGTCCAGACGCAATTCACTCATCATACCCCCAAGGCAAAACGGGTCATCTTTCTGTTCATGCATGGAGGCCCGAGCCATGTCGACCTGTTCGATTATAAGCCGGAGTTGCAAAAGCGGGATGGAGGTGAGTTGCCTTTCGAAACGCCGTCGAACATCGACGCGAAACGAGTGTTAATGAAGTCTCCCTGGAGCTTCAAGCAGTATGGCGAATGCGGACAATGGGTTTCAGAACTCTTGCCACACACTGCCAAAAAGGTTGACGACTTGAGTCTCATTCTGTCTATGCACAGTAAAGGTCAGTCGCACGGACAAGCCGTTTCCATGTTACATACTGGAAGCGATAACCTTGTTCGTCCTTCACTGGGAGCATGGGTGTCGTATGGTCTGGGGACAGAAAATGGCAACTTGCCATCATTTGTTTCGATTGGGCCATCGAGTGGACATGGCGGTCCACGGAACTATGGTTCTGCGTTTCTGCCAGCGGAGCATCAAGCGACGACGATTGGCCGGCAAGGGAAAATTGGCAACGCAAAAATTGAACATCTCGTGGCGGACAGCAAGGCTCCTCAGCGAGATGAGCGGCGGCTTTCTCTCATTCAGTCCTTGAATCAATCTCACCTGGATCGGCTCGGTCCGGATAAGCGAATTTCCGGAATGATCGAGGCGTACGATCTTGCCAGCCGGATGCAGCGATCCGCCCCGGAAGTTCTGGACCTTTCCAAAGAGTCACCGGAAACCCAGGACTTGTATGGAATCGGAACCAAAGAGACCGACAACTTCGGGCGGCAATGCCTGCTTGGTCGTCGGCTCCTCGAAGCGGGTGTCCGTTTCGTTGAACTCTCAACTGGAAATGTCTGGGATCAACATGGTGGTCTCAAGGCAGGGCATGAGCGGAACGCACTTGCGACTGATCAACCGATTGCAGGATTACTGACAGATCTGGAATCGCGAGGTCTCCTCGATGACACACTCGTCGTCTGGACCGGAGAGTTTGGCAGAACTCCGACAGTTCAAGGAAGTAACGGGCGCGATCATAACCCACAAGGATTCTGCAGCTGGCTTGCTGGTGGCGGTGTGAAGAGCGGCTTCTCGTTTGGACAGACCGACGACTTCGGTTATCACGCAGCTGTGGACCGCGTCCACATGCACGACCTGCATGCGACAATCCTGCACTTGCTGGGTATCAATCACGAGGAACTGACTTACCGCTTCGCCGGACGAGATTTCAGATTGACAGATGTCGCTGGCAGAGTCGTTGACGAAATCATCGCCTGA
- a CDS encoding DUF1553 domain-containing protein, translating into MRTCTAIVFLFVPFVSSLADDREGLDFFEKKIRPVLVKHCYECHSADSEALKGGLLVDSSPGLLKGGDSGPSLVQGKPDESLLLDALKFESFEMPPAGKLPDEVIADFERWIAMGAPDPRTEMVKHAQSTQGIDLEAGRQFWAFQLPEEHVVPDVQQVDWPRNWIDQFILHRLEEESLTPVADAERETLLRRIAYDLTGLPPSPNDVESLLYSDDENAIDGYIDRLLNSPQFGEHWGRHWLDVARYADSNGGDFNATFHNAWRYRNYVIDTFNQDRPYNEFVIEQVAGDLLDADSVEERTRQIVATGFLMFGAKMLSERDKEKLRMDVVDEQVTAIGKGFMGMTLGCARCHDHKFDPIPTTDYYAIAGILRSTQTLDGEIQKYVSNWTRQPLPMTPEHEASLTAYNEAAGRLKKSIKGVEAKLKSSEANSSQSKILKQGILVDDSKAKLIGDWKKSTYSKNFIGKGYIHDDQKDRGQKKAIFTIDVPKDGEYEVRLAFAGTNGRATNVPVTIRHAQGEESLKVDQSKQAPILTMLKPLGRFQFLKEKPVVVEISNKDANGYVLVDAIQLVSVEELNQLTEEDDTGLLAEIESLQKQLSQLKAELKELDANAPPPAPKALAVLEEKEQGDYFVCIRGEHRNLGPKVTRGFLKVANFEGAPEIEDGQSGRLALAKWLGDARHPLTARVYVNRVWHHLLGAGLVRSVDNFGHLGERPTHPLLLDQLAVKFIEHNWSTKWLVREILTSRTYQLSSQYDEQRWQADPENRLLWRAHRKPLPAESIRDSMLLATEELDFSPGGPPVANLGTLVTQNTPNDKGVKLDSTNIRTVYQPVIRNELSSLMRVFDFADPDFVSGQRAHTTVPTQALWMLNGPFIAEQSAKVADRLNQQKLSTDSEKLERLYVVILGRPPSEQETEVSLEFLNSNEVKANEAWTDLAHALFASSAFRMLD; encoded by the coding sequence GTGCGAACTTGTACAGCGATCGTATTTCTGTTTGTCCCCTTCGTCTCCAGTTTGGCAGATGATCGGGAAGGTCTGGACTTCTTTGAGAAGAAAATCCGCCCAGTGTTGGTCAAGCATTGTTACGAGTGTCACTCTGCCGATAGTGAAGCGCTTAAAGGCGGGCTGTTGGTGGACTCGTCTCCCGGATTGCTAAAGGGGGGAGACTCTGGCCCTTCTTTGGTTCAAGGAAAGCCGGATGAGAGTCTGCTGCTTGATGCGTTGAAATTTGAATCGTTTGAGATGCCTCCGGCTGGAAAACTCCCCGACGAAGTGATCGCGGATTTTGAGAGATGGATTGCAATGGGGGCTCCTGATCCTCGAACTGAAATGGTGAAGCATGCTCAGTCGACACAGGGGATTGATCTCGAAGCGGGAAGACAGTTCTGGGCGTTTCAACTTCCTGAGGAGCATGTGGTTCCGGATGTTCAACAAGTCGATTGGCCCAGAAACTGGATTGATCAATTTATCTTGCATCGGCTTGAGGAAGAATCCCTAACCCCGGTGGCTGATGCTGAGCGAGAGACTCTTCTTCGCAGAATTGCTTATGACCTGACCGGTCTTCCGCCCTCGCCGAATGATGTCGAGAGTTTGCTTTATTCAGACGATGAAAATGCAATCGACGGGTATATCGATCGTTTGTTGAACTCTCCGCAATTTGGAGAACACTGGGGCCGACATTGGCTCGACGTTGCACGTTACGCAGATTCGAATGGTGGAGATTTTAACGCGACGTTTCACAACGCTTGGCGATACCGTAACTATGTGATTGATACCTTCAATCAGGATCGACCTTACAACGAATTTGTGATTGAACAGGTTGCCGGAGATTTGCTCGATGCAGACTCGGTCGAGGAGCGGACACGACAGATTGTAGCGACCGGATTTTTGATGTTCGGTGCGAAGATGCTCTCCGAACGTGATAAAGAAAAATTAAGAATGGACGTCGTCGATGAGCAAGTCACTGCAATCGGCAAGGGCTTTATGGGGATGACACTTGGCTGCGCTCGCTGTCATGATCATAAGTTCGATCCGATTCCAACAACTGACTACTATGCGATTGCAGGTATTCTGAGGAGTACTCAAACGCTTGATGGGGAAATTCAGAAATACGTCTCGAACTGGACCCGTCAACCGCTCCCCATGACGCCGGAGCATGAAGCCTCTCTGACAGCGTACAATGAAGCAGCAGGTCGATTGAAAAAGTCGATCAAAGGTGTTGAAGCGAAGCTGAAGTCGAGCGAGGCAAATTCTTCTCAATCAAAGATTCTGAAGCAAGGCATCCTTGTTGATGATTCAAAAGCCAAACTGATAGGTGATTGGAAAAAATCAACTTATTCCAAAAACTTCATCGGGAAAGGGTACATCCACGATGACCAAAAAGACCGGGGGCAGAAGAAGGCCATCTTTACGATAGATGTCCCTAAAGATGGAGAGTATGAAGTCCGCTTGGCATTTGCTGGGACGAATGGGCGAGCGACAAATGTTCCTGTGACAATCCGGCATGCTCAAGGTGAAGAATCCTTGAAGGTCGATCAGTCAAAGCAAGCACCGATTCTGACGATGCTGAAACCACTCGGACGCTTCCAGTTCTTGAAAGAGAAGCCGGTTGTTGTGGAAATTTCAAATAAGGATGCGAATGGGTATGTGCTTGTCGACGCGATCCAACTTGTTTCCGTGGAGGAACTGAATCAGCTCACCGAGGAAGATGACACCGGATTGCTTGCTGAAATTGAATCACTTCAAAAACAGCTGAGTCAACTCAAAGCAGAGCTCAAAGAACTCGACGCGAATGCTCCTCCGCCTGCTCCGAAAGCACTTGCAGTTTTGGAAGAGAAAGAGCAAGGGGATTATTTTGTTTGCATCCGAGGAGAACATCGAAACCTGGGACCGAAAGTAACTCGTGGATTCTTGAAGGTTGCGAACTTCGAGGGAGCCCCGGAGATTGAAGATGGACAAAGTGGGCGGTTAGCCTTAGCGAAATGGCTGGGGGATGCCCGACATCCTTTGACTGCCCGCGTGTACGTCAACAGAGTGTGGCATCACTTGCTGGGAGCGGGACTCGTTCGAAGTGTCGATAACTTTGGGCATCTGGGAGAACGACCGACGCACCCTCTACTGCTCGATCAACTCGCTGTCAAATTCATTGAACATAACTGGTCGACGAAATGGCTTGTCAGAGAAATTCTGACTAGCCGAACCTATCAGTTGTCGAGCCAGTATGATGAACAGCGCTGGCAAGCTGATCCTGAGAACCGATTGCTTTGGCGAGCCCATCGCAAACCGCTTCCAGCAGAGTCGATTCGCGACTCGATGCTGCTGGCGACTGAAGAACTGGACTTCTCACCCGGGGGACCGCCTGTTGCTAACCTCGGCACGTTAGTCACTCAAAACACTCCAAACGACAAGGGAGTGAAGCTTGATTCCACGAACATTCGAACTGTCTACCAACCGGTGATTCGGAATGAACTTTCCTCGTTGATGCGAGTTTTTGATTTTGCTGATCCCGATTTTGTTTCTGGTCAACGGGCACACACAACTGTTCCGACACAGGCATTGTGGATGCTGAACGGTCCGTTTATCGCCGAACAGTCAGCGAAGGTCGCTGACCGTTTAAATCAGCAAAAATTATCGACAGACAGTGAAAAGCTTGAACGATTGTACGTTGTCATTCTCGGCCGACCTCCGAGCGAACAGGAAACGGAAGTCTCCCTTGAGTTCCTGAATTCAAATGAAGTCAAAGCGAATGAGGCTTGGACCGACTTGGCACATGCCTTGTTTGCATCTTCCGCATTTCGCATGCTGGATTAA
- the hslU gene encoding ATP-dependent protease ATPase subunit HslU, whose amino-acid sequence MSELTPKEVVAKLDEHIIGQHDAKRAAAIALRNRWRWKQLPEEMRKEVTPKNMMMIGPTGVGKTEICRRLARLTGSPLIKVEASKYTEVGYYGRDVESMVRDLVEAAIQIVKATKRDEVLPKAKQRVEERILDLLVPTESTWSQEEDPEAEARHQRTREKFREMLAAKELETREIDISIEQRQAPMQIFSNMGVEQMDTNLQNMFEKIMPKQHSHRKVTVEEARGLLLEQEVEGLMDPDAIHAEAIELSEETGMIFIDEIDKIAGGAEGSKSSDVSRQGVQRDLLPIVEGTTVQTRYGNVKTDHMLFIAAGAFHRSRPSDLMPELQGRFPIRVELHDLTQEDFLKILTEPASSLTQQYVSLLETEGVTVEFEKEGLQSLAEIAFQLNQSSQNIGARRLHTVLEHLLEEVSFEAPDLKGQAIKIDANYVNQKLASVMKSEDMSKFIL is encoded by the coding sequence GTGTCGGAATTAACACCTAAAGAAGTCGTTGCCAAGTTAGACGAACATATTATTGGTCAACATGATGCCAAACGCGCGGCAGCAATTGCGTTGCGTAATCGCTGGCGCTGGAAGCAGCTACCAGAAGAGATGCGCAAAGAAGTCACACCGAAAAACATGATGATGATCGGTCCAACGGGAGTTGGAAAGACAGAGATTTGTCGTCGCCTGGCTCGCCTGACTGGATCTCCGTTGATCAAAGTTGAAGCCTCCAAATATACCGAGGTTGGATATTACGGACGCGATGTTGAAAGTATGGTCCGCGATCTGGTCGAGGCAGCGATTCAAATTGTCAAAGCGACCAAGCGGGATGAGGTGTTGCCGAAAGCAAAGCAGCGTGTCGAAGAACGTATTCTCGACCTGCTCGTTCCGACGGAATCGACATGGTCTCAAGAGGAAGACCCAGAGGCTGAGGCACGCCATCAGCGAACTCGCGAGAAGTTTCGTGAGATGCTCGCAGCCAAGGAACTCGAAACACGCGAAATCGACATCAGCATCGAACAGCGACAGGCCCCGATGCAAATCTTTTCGAATATGGGTGTCGAGCAGATGGATACAAATCTGCAAAATATGTTTGAGAAGATCATGCCTAAGCAGCACAGTCATCGCAAGGTCACAGTCGAGGAGGCGCGCGGCTTGTTGCTCGAGCAGGAAGTTGAAGGACTGATGGACCCGGATGCGATTCATGCGGAAGCGATTGAGCTTTCTGAAGAGACTGGAATGATCTTCATTGATGAGATCGACAAAATCGCCGGTGGGGCAGAAGGTTCAAAAAGTTCCGATGTGAGTCGGCAAGGTGTGCAACGAGATTTGCTGCCGATTGTGGAAGGAACCACGGTTCAAACTCGATACGGGAACGTCAAAACGGATCACATGCTCTTTATTGCAGCTGGAGCTTTCCATCGTTCACGGCCCTCAGATTTGATGCCGGAACTTCAGGGACGTTTTCCGATTCGTGTTGAGCTTCACGATCTTACTCAAGAAGACTTCCTGAAGATTTTGACCGAACCTGCGAGCTCTCTCACTCAGCAATATGTGTCACTCCTGGAAACTGAAGGCGTCACTGTAGAGTTCGAAAAAGAAGGTTTGCAGTCGCTGGCAGAGATCGCTTTCCAACTCAATCAGTCGTCGCAAAATATTGGAGCCCGACGATTGCATACCGTGCTCGAGCATCTACTGGAAGAGGTCAGTTTTGAAGCTCCCGACCTTAAAGGTCAGGCGATCAAAATTGATGCGAATTATGTGAATCAAAAACTCGCTTCTGTGATGAAATCAGAAGATATGAGTAAGTTTATCCTCTAA
- the hslV gene encoding ATP-dependent protease subunit HslV: MSKKIVTHSTTIIAVKHNGKIAIGGDGQVTYGDMVLKLDTRKIRKILNDSVVVGFAGSTADAFALLERFEEKAKDFPGNLPRAATELARDWRTDRMLRKLEAMLIVINDEHQMLITGQGDVVVPTDGVIGIGSGGPYAVSAARALLRHSELAAGEIVREALMIASEIDVYTNENIIVEEITCRN, translated from the coding sequence ATGAGCAAAAAAATAGTAACACATTCAACGACGATTATTGCAGTCAAACATAATGGCAAAATAGCCATCGGTGGTGACGGGCAGGTGACCTATGGCGATATGGTTTTGAAGCTGGATACCCGAAAGATTCGCAAAATTTTGAATGATTCCGTCGTCGTCGGGTTTGCTGGATCAACGGCAGATGCGTTTGCATTGCTGGAGCGATTCGAAGAGAAGGCGAAAGACTTCCCTGGGAATCTTCCTCGCGCGGCGACTGAGCTTGCACGGGACTGGCGAACAGATCGAATGTTACGAAAGCTGGAGGCGATGCTCATTGTGATCAACGACGAGCATCAGATGCTGATCACCGGGCAGGGGGATGTCGTTGTTCCGACCGATGGAGTGATTGGAATCGGATCGGGTGGGCCGTATGCGGTTTCTGCTGCTCGCGCGCTCTTGCGTCATTCTGAACTGGCCGCTGGTGAGATCGTTCGCGAAGCTTTGATGATCGCATCAGAAATTGACGTCTACACAAACGAGAACATTATTGTCGAGGAAATCACGTGTCGGAATTAA
- a CDS encoding outer membrane protein assembly factor BamB family protein gives MGILLSSAFNTPVSAQIISWPQFRGPGGQGIFENVSLPIEWSEKENIRWKCEIPGLGHSSPVHDGETCWLTTATPDGKILGVVSVNLSNGKLDKNLTIFEPQNLEKIHYDNSYASPTPVLKDKRLYVHYGTYGTACIDCESGRIVWKNNDFPVEHQGGPGSSPVIFEDMLILTLDGAQQQRVVALDLKDGSLRWERKRSAPLRPNPITHRAFSTPLLYEYKGSTQLLSPGADQIHAYDPATGNEIWHARYVGFSTVPCPTAQGNIAVFCTGYFQPELWAVTLDGSGDITESHRKWKFRGPIPDIPSPIIVDDQVVIISNKGVATGLDLQSGKRKWVLRVGGNFSASPIYANGLIYLCSEEGVTKIIDPQTKKPRIKQANRLEDGIKATPAIINNDLLIRTTKALYRINTD, from the coding sequence TTGGGTATATTATTATCGAGTGCATTCAACACCCCCGTTTCTGCTCAAATTATATCGTGGCCGCAGTTTCGTGGACCAGGGGGACAGGGAATTTTCGAAAACGTTTCACTGCCCATCGAATGGAGCGAGAAAGAAAACATCCGCTGGAAGTGTGAAATCCCGGGCCTTGGTCACTCGTCACCAGTTCACGATGGTGAAACCTGCTGGCTGACGACCGCCACTCCCGACGGAAAGATCCTCGGCGTCGTTTCAGTCAATCTCTCAAATGGAAAGCTCGACAAAAACCTTACAATCTTCGAACCACAAAATCTCGAAAAGATCCACTACGACAACAGCTACGCCTCCCCGACGCCAGTCCTCAAAGATAAACGATTGTATGTCCACTACGGAACATACGGAACCGCCTGCATAGATTGTGAATCAGGACGCATCGTTTGGAAGAACAACGACTTTCCAGTAGAGCATCAGGGCGGCCCCGGCAGTTCACCTGTCATCTTTGAGGACATGTTGATTCTGACTTTAGATGGTGCGCAACAACAACGAGTCGTCGCTCTCGATCTTAAGGATGGCTCTCTCCGCTGGGAAAGAAAACGCTCCGCGCCGCTGCGACCGAATCCGATTACTCACCGAGCATTTTCCACACCGCTTCTGTACGAATACAAGGGATCCACTCAACTCCTCAGCCCAGGTGCTGATCAGATTCACGCATACGATCCCGCAACAGGTAACGAAATCTGGCATGCCCGTTACGTTGGTTTTTCGACTGTCCCCTGCCCGACTGCCCAAGGCAACATCGCAGTCTTTTGCACCGGTTATTTTCAACCAGAACTTTGGGCCGTCACTCTCGACGGTTCCGGCGACATTACAGAATCGCATCGGAAGTGGAAGTTTCGCGGACCAATTCCAGATATCCCCTCGCCGATTATCGTCGATGATCAGGTAGTCATCATCTCGAACAAGGGAGTAGCCACCGGACTCGACTTGCAATCCGGGAAACGGAAATGGGTACTCCGCGTCGGCGGGAATTTCTCCGCATCACCGATCTATGCCAACGGCCTGATCTATCTGTGCAGCGAAGAAGGCGTCACAAAAATCATCGATCCCCAAACAAAAAAACCTCGCATCAAACAAGCGAATCGATTGGAAGACGGCATCAAAGCGACCCCCGCAATCATCAACAACGACCTGTTGATTCGAACAACCAAAGCCCTCTACCGCATCAACACAGATTAA